Part of the Mycolicibacterium mageritense genome is shown below.
GCGGATCTCGTCGGCCGAGGTCGGCACCTCGGGTAGCTGCAGCGATCCGCTGATGTCGGCGACCCGGCGCGTCACGATCTCCACCTCGTCGTCGAGACTCGCGGGCAGCGGCAGCACCACGGTGTTGAACCGCCGCCGCAGTGCCGAGGACAGGTCGTTGACTCCGCGGTCGCGGTCGTTGGCGGTAGCGATCACGTTGAAGCCCCGCGTGGCCTGCACTTCGGTGCCGAGTTCTGGTATCGGCAGGGTCTTTTCGGAGAGCACCGTGATGAGCGCGTCCTGCACCTCTGACGGGATGCGGGTGAGCTCTTCGAGGCGCGCGATCTTGCCGTCGCGCATCGCGGTCATGATCGGCGACGGGACCAGGGCTTGCTCGGACGGTCCTTCGGCGATCAGCCGGGCATAGTTCCAGCCATACCGCACGGCTTCCTCGACGGTGCCCGCGGTGCCCTGCACCAACAGCGTCGAATCCCCGGTGACGGCCGCGGCCAGATGCTCCGAAACCCAGGTCTTGGCGGTGCCGGGTACCCCGAGCAGCAGCAGCGCCCGGTCGGTGGCCAGTGTCGCGACCGCTACCTCGATGATCCGGCGGGGTCCGATGTACTTGGGTGTGATCTCCACGCCGTCCACGGTTTCCCCGCCCAGCAGGTAGCGCACTACGGCGTGCGGCGACATCGACCAGTTGGGTGGCGCGGCCTTGTCGTCGGCCGCACGCAACGCGGCGAGTTCTGCGGCGAACAGCTGCTCGGCGTGCGGGCGCAGCAGGGCGGATTCGGTCATGGGAGTTCCTTTGCAATGTCGGAGCGCAGCGTGAGCAGTTCGAACACGGTGGCGTAGAACTTGTGCAGTTCCTCGTCGGTGGTGCGGTCGACCAGTGCGGCGAAGCGCGGCAGCCAATCGAGTGGATAGCCTGCAGCCAGATGGGCGGCGGCCTCGCGGCGCGAGCGCGCTGTGCCCCAGCCAACACCGGCCAGGGACGCGAACAGGGCTTCGGCCACGTCCGGCGCGAACGGCCGCGGCAGACCCGCCACCAACCGGGCCAGGGGCGCGGACTCGGCAGTGTTGGTGAGCGCGCGGATCATCTCGGCCGAGATGGCCGGATGGGCAGTCGCCGGGTGGTAGCAGGTGCCGTAATCAGCTGGGAGACAGCGCTGTAACAGCGGCACCGCCCAGCTGGGGTCGTCGCCGCGCAGCGCGCTGAGGGTCAGCGCGGCCAGCACGGTGTCGGGCAGCGCGCGCGCCACCTTCTCAGGTGCCACTGCGCCGAAGACCTCGTTCCAGAACGTGATCGGGGTGCGAGCCACGACGGCCTCGGGTTTGGTGGTGCTCAGGCCGTCACGAATCGCGGCGGCGTCGGGGCCGGGCAGCGGATGGACGGTGACCTTCACACCCAGCATCGATTTCTTGACCGAAAATATCTGGGCGGACCGGTCTTTCATGCGATCGAGATAGCGGCTGCGGGCCCGGTCACCGAGCACGGCGATGGCGGCGCTGCGTACCGTGACGGCGCGGTCGTCGAGCGCGGCTTCCAGAAATGGTTCGTCGGCGTCGTGTTCGGGTGACGCGAACGCTGCCAACAAGGCCGCCCGAGACTCGGCGTCTTCGCTCGCCCAATGTGCGGTGACGAGTTCGCGGGCGCGGTCCGGGTCGAGCCTCCGGGCGGCGGCCAGCCAGCTCAGGCGCTTGGCGGTGTCGCCGTGGGTGTAGTCGGATTCCCTGGGCCACTCGGTGGCATCCGCCCGGACTACGTTGCGCAGCGCACGGTGGTTGCGGCCGTAGTGCTCGACGGCATACCACTGGCCGGCGTTGCCGAGCGCATCCCAGAGTGCCTGCGTCACAACGCCGCCCTGCTGGAGCCGGAGCAGGTCTGGTATGAGCCGCGGTGGCAGGCGCAGGCCCGCCGCGGCGATGTCGCCGAGCACGGCGTCGAGGATGGGCCGGACGGTCAGTGCGCGCTCCATGAGGAAGGCGTGTGCGGCAGTG
Proteins encoded:
- a CDS encoding ATP-binding protein; translation: MTESALLRPHAEQLFAAELAALRAADDKAAPPNWSMSPHAVVRYLLGGETVDGVEITPKYIGPRRIIEVAVATLATDRALLLLGVPGTAKTWVSEHLAAAVTGDSTLLVQGTAGTVEEAVRYGWNYARLIAEGPSEQALVPSPIMTAMRDGKIARLEELTRIPSEVQDALITVLSEKTLPIPELGTEVQATRGFNVIATANDRDRGVNDLSSALRRRFNTVVLPLPASLDDEVEIVTRRVADISGSLQLPEVPTSADEIRRVVTVFRELRSGLTADGRNKLKQPSGTLSTAEAISVVTQGIAMSAHFGDGVLRPADTAAGIVGAVVKDPVNDAVVWLEYLEAVVRERDGWADFYRASRDVLNS
- a CDS encoding DUF5691 domain-containing protein, with product MSDYQRMISAATVGFGAKPLPAGTFDAPVDGSVAAVCDADDPVGSVLRVAGLYATARRAGQLPERVEPGAAPAAAETRPLITAAHAFLMERALTVRPILDAVLGDIAAAGLRLPPRLIPDLLRLQQGGVVTQALWDALGNAGQWYAVEHYGRNHRALRNVVRADATEWPRESDYTHGDTAKRLSWLAAARRLDPDRARELVTAHWASEDAESRAALLAAFASPEHDADEPFLEAALDDRAVTVRSAAIAVLGDRARSRYLDRMKDRSAQIFSVKKSMLGVKVTVHPLPGPDAAAIRDGLSTTKPEAVVARTPITFWNEVFGAVAPEKVARALPDTVLAALTLSALRGDDPSWAVPLLQRCLPADYGTCYHPATAHPAISAEMIRALTNTAESAPLARLVAGLPRPFAPDVAEALFASLAGVGWGTARSRREAAAHLAAGYPLDWLPRFAALVDRTTDEELHKFYATVFELLTLRSDIAKELP